The Halogranum gelatinilyticum genome includes a window with the following:
- a CDS encoding NUDIX hydrolase, which translates to MDKPARQALRDDAVEYVDGLVADVEERWGRIPSEGTFVFSAGTDTAFPETLDEFHDRFYPHAAGCVTRDGTGKLLAIRSATRETWESPGGAGEIMEPPEATARREVREETGVVPFLDRPLYTLTMELDFGYDETLPIPVFVFTGEPDEGTVLTPDIVETPEEVADIDWFEPAELPSGFRDRDLLQKHLG; encoded by the coding sequence ATGGACAAACCCGCTCGGCAGGCGCTCCGCGATGACGCCGTCGAGTACGTCGACGGTCTCGTCGCCGACGTCGAAGAACGCTGGGGTCGGATTCCGTCGGAGGGGACGTTCGTCTTCTCGGCCGGGACGGACACCGCGTTTCCGGAGACACTCGACGAGTTTCACGACCGCTTCTACCCGCACGCCGCGGGCTGTGTCACCCGCGACGGAACGGGAAAACTCCTCGCGATTCGCTCGGCGACCCGCGAGACATGGGAAAGCCCCGGCGGTGCCGGTGAAATCATGGAGCCGCCGGAGGCGACGGCGCGACGCGAGGTCCGCGAGGAGACGGGCGTCGTCCCGTTTCTCGACCGGCCGCTCTACACGCTGACGATGGAACTCGACTTCGGCTACGACGAGACGCTCCCGATTCCGGTGTTCGTCTTCACCGGCGAACCCGACGAAGGAACCGTTCTCACGCCCGACATCGTCGAGACGCCCGAAGAAGTCGCCGACATCGACTGGTTCGAGCCGGCCGAGCTGCCGTCGGGGTTCCGCGACCGCGACCTGTTGCAGAAGCATCTCGGGTAA
- a CDS encoding DUF7528 family protein — protein MRDQLGEALSQRQEFFRTAGEHREDGSYVVSRRGATSAGHSKVFESFEELERLYGRLPDEFAAADVGRTGLTGGRRHLLVRHLAEHPAFDCELVSRQPLTARKQDTENETEQPMAAD, from the coding sequence CTGCGCGACCAGCTCGGCGAGGCACTCAGCCAGCGACAGGAGTTCTTCCGCACCGCGGGCGAACACCGCGAGGACGGCAGTTACGTCGTCTCCCGGCGCGGCGCGACCTCGGCGGGCCACAGCAAAGTCTTCGAGAGCTTCGAGGAGTTGGAGAGGCTCTACGGCCGTCTGCCGGACGAGTTCGCCGCCGCCGACGTCGGGCGGACCGGACTGACCGGCGGCCGACGGCATTTGCTCGTCCGGCATCTCGCGGAGCATCCAGCGTTCGACTGCGAGTTGGTCAGCCGCCAGCCGTTGACCGCACGAAAACAGGACACCGAGAACGAAACGGAGCAGCCGATGGCCGCAGACTGA
- a CDS encoding bifunctional methylenetetrahydrofolate dehydrogenase/methenyltetrahydrofolate cyclohydrolase, with translation MTDIIDGNEVAAEVRAGLADGIETLKAEGTTPGLATVLMSDDPASETYVSMKQRDCEEVGINGIHVEIDAGASAEKLFDTIDDLNADEDVHGILVQMPVPKHVDKRRVLRAIKPVKDVDGFHPENVGRMVAGNALYKPCTPHGIQKLLEAYDVETEGAEAVVVGRSDIVGKPMTNLLIQKAPMGNATTTVCHSRTQDLEGHLREADIVVAAAGVPELVTGDMLKEGSTVIDVGINRVDADTEKGYELVGDVEFESAKEVAGKITPVPGGVGPMTRAMLLYNTVKAAGIQSDVTVNLP, from the coding sequence ATGACTGACATCATCGACGGCAACGAGGTCGCCGCCGAGGTCCGCGCGGGCCTCGCAGACGGTATCGAGACGCTCAAGGCCGAGGGCACGACGCCCGGCCTCGCAACGGTACTGATGAGCGACGACCCCGCCAGCGAGACCTACGTCTCGATGAAACAGCGCGACTGCGAAGAGGTCGGCATCAACGGCATCCACGTCGAGATCGACGCCGGTGCGTCGGCCGAGAAGCTGTTCGACACCATCGATGACCTCAACGCCGACGAGGACGTCCACGGCATCCTCGTCCAGATGCCCGTCCCGAAGCACGTCGACAAACGGCGGGTCCTCCGCGCCATCAAGCCCGTGAAGGACGTCGACGGCTTCCACCCCGAGAACGTCGGCCGTATGGTCGCCGGGAACGCGCTCTACAAGCCCTGCACGCCCCACGGTATCCAGAAGCTCCTCGAAGCCTACGACGTCGAGACCGAGGGTGCCGAGGCGGTCGTCGTCGGCCGCTCGGACATCGTCGGCAAGCCGATGACGAACCTCCTCATCCAGAAGGCCCCGATGGGTAACGCGACCACGACGGTCTGTCACTCTCGGACGCAGGACCTCGAAGGCCATCTCCGCGAGGCCGACATCGTCGTCGCCGCCGCCGGCGTCCCCGAACTCGTCACCGGCGATATGCTCAAGGAGGGGTCGACGGTCATCGACGTCGGTATCAACCGCGTCGACGCCGATACCGAGAAGGGCTACGAACTCGTCGGCGACGTCGAGTTCGAGTCGGCGAAAGAGGTCGCCGGGAAGATCACGCCCGTCCCCGGCGGCGTCGGCCCGATGACCCGCGCGATGCTCCTCTACAACACCGTGAAGGCCGCGGGCATCCAGAGCGACGTCACCGTCAATCTGCCCTGA
- a CDS encoding Lrp/AsnC family transcriptional regulator, with amino-acid sequence MELDDTDRAILRILQRDARTPFSEIARQIDMSSATVHDRVGRMEEAGVIEGYHAAVNPKAVGFGTSALVGLTVEQGHEEETLQQLRDLDGVQEVHLTTGEWDVVLRVYAADTDGLRELMFEHIAAMEGFSRSQTMVILGTDYESEELPL; translated from the coding sequence ATGGAACTCGACGACACGGACCGCGCGATTCTCCGTATCCTCCAGCGAGACGCCCGGACCCCGTTCAGCGAGATCGCCCGGCAGATCGATATGTCGAGTGCGACCGTCCACGACCGGGTGGGGCGGATGGAGGAGGCCGGTGTCATCGAGGGCTACCACGCAGCGGTGAATCCGAAGGCCGTCGGCTTCGGCACGTCGGCGCTCGTCGGGCTGACGGTCGAACAGGGTCACGAGGAGGAGACGCTTCAGCAGCTTCGAGACCTCGACGGCGTCCAAGAGGTCCACCTGACGACGGGCGAGTGGGATGTGGTGTTGCGGGTCTACGCGGCCGATACCGACGGTCTCCGAGAGCTGATGTTCGAGCACATCGCCGCGATGGAGGGCTTCTCTCGGTCGCAGACGATGGTCATTCTCGGCACCGACTACGAGAGCGAGGAGCTGCCACTCTAA
- a CDS encoding YcaO-like family protein yields MDIGLVGSGPAAEAARAAFTDIDASVAETAVGDLARFDLGLVVAPAGADVFERANDAAERWLAVEIGGLGGHALDGVDAAVSAFTAESGCYTCLRARVASNLDAAADRPRGDRSAVRLAGAVAGRRAVQLLSGAELGGTVVEVPGPEREFLPVPGCDCGATPDRTLELTHRDVSVDDSLSRAERGLDDRLGLVRQVGERESFPVPYYLAQTAETTVFSDARAAEFAAGVDPDWDRAFMKALGEGLERYSAGVYRAADFTTAPEVNLSGTVSPRAFARPEGFSAPDPETPVQWVEGTDLASGEEALLPAEYVHFPPPTRGDRTKPAITTGLGLGNSTVEAVLSGLYEVVERDATMLAWYSTFDPLGLRVDDPVFDELVGRARAEELSVTPLLVTQDVDVPVVAVAVHREGEEWPQFAMGSGADLDAAAAARSALAEALQNWMELRTMGPEQAAAEEGAIGEYADFPSAARRFVDVDGSLPAESVGETDRSGEDELETVVGRVADAGLDVYAARTTPRDVERLGFEAVRVLSPQAQPLFTGEPFFGDRALEVPESMGFEARLDRPFHPYP; encoded by the coding sequence ATGGACATCGGTCTCGTCGGCAGCGGTCCGGCCGCGGAGGCGGCACGGGCGGCCTTCACCGACATCGACGCCTCGGTCGCAGAGACAGCCGTCGGCGACCTCGCTCGGTTCGACCTCGGTCTCGTCGTCGCACCCGCCGGCGCGGACGTCTTCGAGCGCGCGAACGACGCGGCCGAGCGGTGGCTCGCCGTCGAAATCGGCGGACTCGGCGGGCACGCACTCGACGGCGTCGACGCCGCAGTCTCGGCGTTCACGGCCGAGTCGGGCTGCTACACCTGCCTCCGCGCGCGCGTGGCTTCAAATCTCGACGCCGCAGCCGACCGGCCGCGCGGTGACCGCAGTGCCGTCCGTCTCGCCGGGGCAGTCGCCGGGCGTCGGGCGGTCCAGCTGCTCTCGGGCGCGGAGTTAGGAGGAACCGTCGTCGAGGTTCCCGGTCCCGAACGCGAGTTCCTACCGGTACCGGGCTGTGACTGCGGTGCGACGCCCGACCGGACGCTCGAACTCACCCACCGCGACGTGTCCGTCGACGACTCGCTCTCGCGGGCCGAACGCGGGCTGGACGACCGCCTCGGACTCGTCCGGCAGGTCGGCGAACGGGAGTCCTTCCCCGTCCCGTACTACCTCGCACAGACCGCCGAGACGACCGTCTTCAGCGACGCGCGCGCCGCGGAGTTCGCCGCCGGTGTCGACCCCGACTGGGACCGTGCGTTCATGAAGGCACTCGGCGAGGGACTCGAACGCTACAGCGCGGGCGTCTACCGAGCCGCTGACTTCACGACCGCGCCCGAGGTGAACCTCTCGGGGACCGTCTCGCCCCGCGCGTTCGCCCGGCCCGAGGGCTTCTCGGCTCCCGACCCCGAGACGCCCGTCCAGTGGGTCGAGGGGACCGACCTCGCTTCGGGCGAGGAGGCACTGTTGCCCGCGGAGTACGTCCACTTTCCGCCGCCGACGCGGGGCGACCGGACGAAGCCAGCCATCACCACGGGGCTGGGTCTCGGCAACTCGACGGTCGAAGCGGTCCTCTCCGGACTCTACGAGGTGGTCGAGCGCGACGCGACGATGCTCGCGTGGTACTCGACGTTCGACCCGCTCGGACTCCGCGTCGACGACCCGGTCTTCGACGAACTCGTCGGCCGGGCGCGGGCGGAGGAGCTGTCGGTGACGCCGCTGCTCGTCACGCAGGACGTCGACGTGCCGGTCGTCGCCGTCGCCGTCCACCGCGAAGGAGAGGAGTGGCCGCAGTTCGCGATGGGGTCGGGCGCGGACCTCGATGCGGCTGCCGCGGCCCGCTCTGCACTCGCCGAAGCGTTACAGAACTGGATGGAACTCCGAACGATGGGGCCCGAGCAGGCGGCGGCAGAGGAGGGTGCCATCGGCGAGTACGCCGACTTCCCGTCGGCGGCCCGGCGGTTCGTCGACGTCGACGGTTCGCTGCCCGCCGAGAGCGTCGGCGAGACCGACCGCTCGGGCGAGGACGAACTGGAGACCGTCGTCGGCCGCGTCGCCGACGCCGGACTCGACGTCTACGCGGCCCGGACGACGCCGCGCGACGTCGAGCGGTTGGGCTTCGAAGCCGTCCGCGTGCTGAGTCCGCAGGCACAGCCGCTGTTCACCGGCGAGCCGTTCTTCGGCGACCGCGCTCTGGAGGTTCCGGAGTCGATGGGCTTCGAGGCGCGGCTGGACCGGCCGTTCCATCCGTATCCGTAA
- a CDS encoding cytochrome b N-terminal domain-containing protein codes for MSSTSLDSEPLEGWLLAGLVVLVVAVELLLVLRPALGASETVRVALAALVLLVVPTVVVGGVARETLPPAALVVSLPLAVLYAYTGLLLPWTQLSFRLGQLGVELALAVPVVGGDLAGLLFGGSTLGQPTLEHAAFGHRLSVVAGVAAVVAAAVRSRSTSTHLARGDTRE; via the coding sequence ATGTCCTCCACTTCCCTCGATAGCGAACCGCTCGAAGGCTGGCTCCTCGCCGGTCTCGTCGTCCTCGTCGTCGCCGTCGAACTCCTCCTCGTCTTACGCCCGGCACTCGGCGCGAGCGAGACGGTCCGCGTCGCACTCGCCGCGCTCGTCCTGCTCGTCGTCCCGACCGTCGTCGTCGGCGGCGTCGCCCGCGAGACGCTCCCTCCGGCCGCGCTCGTCGTCTCGCTCCCCCTTGCGGTGCTCTACGCTTACACCGGCCTGCTCCTCCCGTGGACACAGCTGTCGTTTCGACTCGGCCAACTCGGCGTCGAACTCGCCCTGGCGGTTCCCGTCGTCGGTGGCGACCTCGCTGGACTGCTGTTCGGTGGCTCCACGCTCGGCCAGCCGACGCTCGAACACGCCGCCTTCGGCCACCGGCTCTCTGTCGTCGCCGGGGTGGCCGCCGTCGTCGCTGCGGCGGTCCGGTCGCGGTCGACGTCGACCCACTTGGCTCGCGGCGATACCCGCGAGTGA
- the tbsP gene encoding transcriptional regulator TbsP: MSSNLLENQIEDILRTVLSDAGDELLIVDPSAGTIEELVEVTTAFDGELPSMHLVADESVLKEVMDDFIVASNAADLIDAGTLVMRTTEADIDNSLLITDDAVMALVSAGDHVAALSTDDADFVDSATETYTDLFEASPDFRLRTPAISRVRDTLRTEISEETEADFNGVLASLETARGDGNGLDEVTISLLVAAKNDVLLYDISKWGEDVGIASKATFSRTKTKLEDMGLIDTEKVPIDVGRPRLRLKLGDDRLRDASTDQLAGVAQSLLN; the protein is encoded by the coding sequence ATGAGCTCGAATTTACTAGAGAACCAAATCGAGGATATCCTCCGTACCGTCCTCTCGGACGCCGGAGACGAACTCCTCATCGTCGATCCGTCAGCCGGGACCATCGAAGAGCTCGTCGAAGTCACGACAGCCTTCGACGGTGAACTGCCGTCGATGCATCTCGTCGCCGACGAGTCGGTCTTGAAAGAGGTCATGGACGACTTCATCGTCGCCAGCAACGCGGCCGACCTCATCGACGCCGGGACCCTCGTGATGCGGACGACCGAGGCGGACATCGACAACTCGCTGCTCATCACCGACGACGCCGTGATGGCACTCGTCAGTGCGGGCGACCACGTGGCCGCGCTCTCGACGGACGACGCGGACTTCGTCGACAGCGCGACCGAGACCTACACCGACCTCTTCGAGGCCTCGCCGGACTTCCGTCTCCGGACACCCGCCATCTCGCGTGTCCGCGACACGCTCCGGACCGAAATCAGCGAGGAGACCGAGGCCGACTTCAACGGCGTCCTCGCCTCGCTCGAGACCGCCCGCGGCGACGGCAACGGACTCGACGAGGTCACCATCAGCCTCCTCGTCGCCGCCAAGAACGACGTGCTCCTCTACGACATCTCGAAGTGGGGCGAGGACGTCGGCATCGCCAGCAAGGCGACGTTCTCCCGGACGAAGACCAAGCTCGAAGACATGGGTCTCATCGACACCGAGAAGGTCCCCATCGACGTGGGCCGCCCGCGACTCCGCCTGAAGCTCGGCGACGACCGTCTCCGTGACGCCAGCACCGACCAGCTCGCTGGCGTCGCACAGAGCCTCCTGAACTGA
- a CDS encoding DUF309 domain-containing protein produces MDEHTRDPSVAPPLGNPTGWRVDHRRWEHATLRRATEHGVRLFNDGAYHESHDCFEDEWYNYGRGSPESAFLHGMVQVAAGAYKHFDFENDTGMRSLFRTALQYLHGIPNDFYGVDLEDIRETLSAALDDPTRLHGWRISLDDHRPTAYDIDYEYAEELEHGP; encoded by the coding sequence ATGGACGAACACACCCGCGATCCTAGCGTCGCCCCACCGCTCGGCAATCCGACGGGGTGGCGCGTCGACCACCGCCGGTGGGAGCACGCAACGCTCCGTCGGGCGACCGAACACGGCGTCCGACTGTTCAACGACGGCGCGTACCACGAGAGCCACGACTGCTTCGAGGACGAGTGGTACAACTACGGCCGCGGCAGCCCCGAGAGTGCCTTCCTCCACGGAATGGTGCAGGTCGCCGCCGGAGCGTACAAACATTTCGACTTCGAGAACGACACCGGGATGCGGTCGCTCTTCCGGACCGCCCTCCAGTATCTCCACGGGATTCCCAACGACTTCTACGGCGTCGATCTCGAAGACATCCGCGAGACGCTCTCGGCCGCGCTCGACGACCCGACACGGCTCCACGGGTGGCGCATCTCGCTCGACGACCACCGCCCGACCGCCTACGACATCGACTACGAGTACGCCGAGGAACTGGAACACGGTCCCTGA
- a CDS encoding inositol monophosphatase family protein — protein sequence MSEPSRVALAERAATAGGEVALSSFRNGIDVETKGGKTDVVTQADRDTQRRVIEVIAEHYPDDAIVGEEEDVRKTVPDDGAAWVIDPIDGTNNYVRNIRTWTTAVAATQDGEPVAAANVLPACGDVYTADSEGTYLNGTPVTVSDVADPERATVVPTFWWDFDHREEYAAATREIVERFGDLRRFGSAQVVLAMVAAGSLEGTLTNEVTNPWDTVSGVHMVRQAGGTVTDIHGEPWRHDSTGLVASNGAVHDEVLAATRAIEGLDD from the coding sequence ATGAGCGAACCATCCCGTGTCGCGCTCGCCGAGCGCGCCGCGACCGCTGGCGGCGAGGTCGCCCTCTCCTCGTTCCGCAACGGTATCGACGTCGAGACGAAGGGCGGGAAGACCGACGTGGTCACGCAGGCCGACCGTGACACCCAGCGGCGCGTCATCGAGGTCATCGCCGAGCACTACCCCGACGACGCGATCGTCGGCGAGGAAGAGGACGTCCGTAAGACCGTCCCCGACGACGGCGCGGCGTGGGTGATCGACCCTATCGACGGGACGAACAACTACGTTCGCAACATCCGCACGTGGACCACCGCCGTCGCCGCGACGCAGGACGGCGAGCCGGTCGCCGCCGCCAACGTCCTCCCCGCCTGCGGCGACGTCTACACGGCCGACAGCGAGGGCACCTATCTCAACGGAACCCCGGTCACCGTCAGCGACGTCGCCGACCCCGAGCGGGCGACGGTCGTCCCGACCTTCTGGTGGGACTTCGACCACCGCGAGGAGTACGCCGCGGCGACCCGCGAGATCGTCGAACGCTTCGGCGACCTCCGGCGGTTCGGCAGCGCGCAGGTGGTGCTGGCGATGGTCGCCGCCGGGTCACTGGAGGGGACGCTGACGAACGAGGTCACGAACCCGTGGGACACCGTCTCGGGCGTCCACATGGTCCGGCAGGCGGGCGGGACGGTCACCGACATCCACGGCGAGCCGTGGCGACACGACTCGACGGGTCTCGTCGCCTCGAACGGGGCGGTCCACGACGAAGTGCTGGCGGCGACGCGGGCTATCGAGGGACTGGACGACTGA
- the glyA gene encoding serine hydroxymethyltransferase, whose product MDYSHVRDVDPAVADALEGEVDRQRDTLAMIASENHVSEAVLEAQGSALTNKYAEGYPGKRYYAGCEYADEVETLAIDRAKELWGAEHVNVQPHSGTQANMGVYLAMLDAGDKILSLDLTHGGHLSHGHPANFTGQLYEVEQYHVDPETGYIDYSELEEKAREFEPDIIVSGYSAYPRAVEWDTIGEIADDVDAYHLADIAHITGLVAAGVHPSPVPHADFVTGSTHKTIRAGRGGIIMTREEYASDIDKAVFPGGQGGPLMHNIAGKAVGFKEALQPEFETYAQQVVDNAKTLSDRFQEHGLKVVSEGTDTHLVLVDLRESHPDLTGGDAEDALESTGIVLNANTVPGETRSAFNPSGIRAGTPALTTRGFDEAATEEVGDLIYRVVDNHDDTDVLAEVTERVQGLTEQFTLYE is encoded by the coding sequence ATGGACTACAGTCACGTCCGGGACGTCGACCCGGCAGTCGCCGACGCGCTCGAAGGCGAAGTCGACCGGCAACGCGACACACTGGCGATGATCGCCTCCGAAAACCACGTCTCCGAGGCCGTCCTCGAAGCGCAGGGGTCTGCTCTCACGAACAAGTACGCCGAGGGCTATCCCGGCAAACGCTACTACGCGGGCTGTGAGTACGCCGACGAGGTCGAGACCCTCGCAATCGACCGCGCCAAGGAACTGTGGGGCGCGGAGCACGTCAACGTCCAGCCGCACTCCGGCACGCAGGCCAACATGGGCGTCTATCTCGCCATGCTCGACGCTGGCGACAAGATTCTCTCGCTCGATCTGACCCACGGCGGCCACCTCTCGCACGGCCATCCGGCGAACTTCACCGGCCAGCTCTACGAGGTCGAACAGTACCACGTCGACCCCGAGACGGGCTACATCGACTACAGCGAGCTGGAGGAGAAGGCCCGCGAATTCGAGCCGGACATCATCGTCTCGGGCTACTCGGCCTACCCGCGCGCCGTCGAGTGGGACACCATCGGCGAGATCGCCGACGACGTCGACGCCTACCATCTCGCGGACATCGCCCACATCACGGGCCTCGTCGCCGCGGGCGTCCACCCCTCGCCCGTCCCGCACGCGGACTTCGTCACCGGCAGCACGCACAAGACCATCCGCGCCGGTCGCGGTGGCATCATCATGACCCGCGAGGAGTACGCCTCCGACATCGACAAGGCGGTCTTCCCCGGCGGGCAGGGCGGTCCCCTCATGCACAACATCGCTGGCAAGGCAGTCGGCTTCAAAGAGGCACTCCAGCCCGAGTTCGAGACGTACGCCCAGCAGGTCGTCGACAACGCGAAGACGCTCTCGGACCGCTTCCAGGAGCACGGTCTGAAGGTCGTCTCCGAGGGCACCGACACCCATCTTGTGCTCGTCGACCTCCGGGAGTCGCATCCGGACCTGACCGGCGGCGACGCCGAGGACGCCCTGGAGTCGACGGGCATCGTCCTCAACGCCAACACCGTCCCCGGCGAGACGCGCTCGGCGTTCAACCCCTCGGGCATCCGCGCCGGGACGCCCGCACTGACGACCCGCGGCTTCGACGAGGCAGCCACGGAAGAGGTCGGCGACCTCATCTACCGCGTCGTCGATAACCACGACGACACCGACGTGCTCGCGGAGGTCACCGAGCGCGTTCAGGGTCTCACCGAGCAGTTCACGCTCTACGAGTAG
- a CDS encoding DUF6653 family protein: MAPSLRELKQSETVDRLFWSRHANPRSGWSRFAAFPVVMYALYARRWRLAVAAIAFTAVNPFLFAPPEDVDNWMSKVVLGERLWIRHGEEDKEYNAYNVAGMVAFAYGLYAIYRQYPVRAAVCTLAVVVLKLLFVDEMVEFYEANHAALDDPLFEFEADT, translated from the coding sequence ATGGCTCCCTCCCTCCGCGAACTCAAACAGTCCGAGACGGTCGACCGACTCTTCTGGTCGCGCCACGCCAACCCCCGCAGCGGCTGGTCACGCTTTGCGGCGTTTCCGGTCGTGATGTACGCGCTCTACGCCCGTCGCTGGCGACTCGCAGTCGCTGCCATCGCCTTCACCGCCGTCAACCCCTTCCTCTTCGCTCCGCCGGAGGACGTCGACAACTGGATGAGCAAGGTCGTCCTCGGCGAACGGCTCTGGATCCGTCACGGCGAGGAGGACAAGGAATACAACGCCTACAACGTGGCCGGAATGGTCGCGTTCGCCTACGGACTTTATGCCATCTACAGGCAGTACCCCGTGCGTGCCGCCGTCTGCACGCTCGCCGTCGTCGTCCTCAAACTGCTGTTCGTCGACGAGATGGTCGAGTTCTACGAGGCGAACCACGCCGCCCTCGACGACCCACTCTTCGAGTTCGAGGCTGACACCTAA
- a CDS encoding DUF63 family protein produces the protein MSTVSERLGIEPERLWGGSVLALLVGLVGGSLVFPRIVYDGFVWHYFWGPVQADANSAVCAIREGGVTQYLSSSSACTAAAEPVAYPGYTLVSEVGYIVVLLIALIGVVFLLQRLDIGEDREFFFALLPFMFFGGALRVVEDANDTAGAEALISYPLNTLFISPVIYVTVFAITLVAVVAAVALDRNGVVDDYARPLLGFGLLALLPTLGYLAYLAVTGGNGVTFYPQVITVMLVGATLSAVVTWKLVERYVPEVNKGTGTIGFVIIWGHAVDGVANVVGLDFMTKLGAGPNLVPKHPVNQAIVDITAATLPASVLAVTGDAWPFLLVKLVAATLVVWVFEEEIFEESPRYTMLLLIAILAVGLGPGTRDMLRATFGV, from the coding sequence ATGTCTACGGTGAGCGAGCGCCTCGGTATCGAGCCCGAGCGGCTGTGGGGCGGGAGCGTCCTCGCCCTGCTCGTCGGGCTGGTCGGCGGCTCTCTGGTCTTCCCCCGCATCGTCTACGACGGCTTCGTCTGGCACTACTTCTGGGGTCCGGTACAGGCCGACGCCAACTCCGCGGTCTGTGCGATTCGCGAAGGCGGCGTGACCCAGTATCTCTCCAGTTCGAGTGCCTGCACCGCCGCGGCCGAACCCGTCGCGTATCCGGGCTACACGCTCGTCTCGGAGGTCGGCTACATCGTCGTCCTGCTCATCGCACTGATCGGCGTCGTCTTCCTCCTGCAGCGACTGGACATCGGTGAGGACAGAGAGTTCTTCTTCGCGTTGCTGCCGTTCATGTTCTTCGGCGGCGCGCTCCGCGTCGTCGAGGACGCCAACGACACCGCGGGCGCGGAGGCACTCATCTCCTACCCGTTGAACACGCTCTTCATCAGCCCGGTCATCTACGTCACCGTCTTCGCCATCACCCTCGTCGCCGTCGTCGCCGCCGTCGCCCTCGACCGCAACGGCGTCGTCGACGACTACGCTCGGCCGCTTCTCGGCTTCGGCCTGCTCGCGCTCCTGCCGACCCTCGGCTATCTGGCCTATCTCGCCGTCACCGGCGGAAACGGCGTCACGTTCTACCCGCAGGTCATCACGGTCATGCTCGTCGGCGCGACGCTCTCGGCGGTCGTGACGTGGAAACTCGTCGAACGGTACGTCCCCGAGGTGAACAAGGGGACCGGAACCATCGGCTTCGTCATCATCTGGGGCCACGCCGTCGACGGCGTCGCCAACGTGGTCGGTCTCGACTTCATGACCAAACTCGGTGCCGGTCCCAACCTCGTCCCGAAGCACCCCGTCAACCAGGCCATCGTCGACATCACCGCGGCGACGTTGCCCGCGTCGGTACTGGCCGTCACGGGCGACGCCTGGCCGTTCCTCCTCGTCAAGCTCGTGGCCGCGACGCTCGTCGTCTGGGTGTTCGAGGAGGAGATCTTCGAGGAGAGTCCGCGCTACACCATGCTCTTGCTCATCGCGATTCTCGCCGTCGGTCTCGGCCCGGGAACGCGCGATATGCTTCGGGCGACCTTCGGCGTCTGA
- a CDS encoding DUF7117 family protein → MKIRGSRECKDCGHQWSYYDTGSVACPNCESLRSVGIDERTRHTAGAVTLDLSTHRSALGDDVDPSDIADIADDLKSDLRAYLRQRGFIHGGDLQPLDDTFLAAHELLQAVDIYARTRDPTDDEQLYVLSLLRSADVGERPDADAVPESMRVARGLAAAKGVMDYRRGLTTWLEDHPDPDVRTTLGALVDHVKRIDSLQGDVPLQTSDGVVRIARDLGTYLSEDDETALATAQDRLSRLE, encoded by the coding sequence ATGAAGATTCGGGGCAGCCGCGAGTGCAAAGACTGCGGCCACCAGTGGTCGTACTACGACACGGGGAGCGTCGCCTGTCCGAACTGCGAGAGCCTCCGGAGCGTCGGCATCGACGAACGGACCCGCCACACCGCCGGTGCGGTCACGCTCGACCTCTCGACACACCGCTCCGCGCTCGGCGACGACGTCGACCCGAGCGACATCGCCGACATCGCCGACGACCTCAAATCCGACCTCCGGGCGTATCTCCGACAGCGCGGCTTCATCCACGGCGGCGACCTCCAGCCGCTCGACGACACGTTCCTCGCGGCCCACGAACTGCTGCAGGCGGTCGACATCTACGCTCGGACTCGGGACCCGACCGACGACGAACAGCTCTACGTGCTCTCGCTGCTGCGCAGCGCGGACGTCGGCGAGCGACCCGACGCCGATGCCGTCCCCGAGTCGATGCGCGTCGCCCGCGGGCTGGCCGCCGCGAAGGGCGTCATGGACTACCGACGAGGCCTGACGACGTGGCTCGAGGACCACCCCGACCCCGACGTCCGGACGACGCTCGGCGCGCTCGTCGACCACGTCAAACGTATCGACTCCTTGCAGGGCGACGTCCCGCTGCAAACCAGTGACGGCGTCGTCCGTATCGCTCGCGACCTCGGAACCTATCTGTCTGAGGACGACGAGACCGCGCTGGCGACGGCACAGGACCGGCTGTCGCGGCTGGAGTGA